In the Pedobacter cryoconitis genome, ATCGTCGCTTTATATGGATACTATGTTTACAAAAAGAAAAGTAAGGTTAATGATTCTAAAAATTTCTTTTTAGCCGAAGGGTCACTCACTTGGTGGGCAATAGGAGCCTCAATTATTGCCTCTAATATATCTGCAGAACAATTTATCGGAATGAGCGGAGAAGGGTTTTTCGCTGGTATAGCAGTTGCTGTCTACGAATGGCTTGGGGCTGCGGTACTGATTCTGGTAGCTGTATTTTTTATGCCTGTATATATCAAGAATAAGATCTATACAATGCCGCAATTCCTTAAAAACCGTTACAATGGCAGTGTAGCATTGATCATGAGTGTATTCTGGATTTTCCTGTACGTTTTTATCAATTTAACGTCTATCTTATATTTAGGAGCCTTAGCTATCAATGGATTGATAGGTGGTGACTATTTTCATATCGTCATGATCTGTCTGGCAGTATTTGCGATAATAATTACGTTAGGTGGCATGCGTGTAATTGGCTATACTGATGTGATCCAGGTAGGTGTCCTGATTATCGGTGGCCTGGCTACCACGTATATGACTTTAACTATTGTTGGCGAGAAGTTTGGCGTTGGCAGTGAAGCTATTGCAGGTTTTAAAGTTTTACTGAGAGAAGCGCCAGAACATTTTCATCTGATGCTGGCCAAACCTAAGCCAGGTGCTTCGCAGGTGGATATCAATAAATACCTGATTCTCCCCGCTGTAGGGATGTATGCAGCAGGTCAGTGGATCAGTAATCTCAATTATTGGGGTTGTAATCAATATATCACACAACGTGCACTGGGTGCTGATTTACAGACTGCCCGTACAGGTATTCTTTTTGCGAGCCTGCTTAAAATATTAATGCCAGTCATTGTCATGTTGCCGGGGATTATCGCTTATGTGCTATACAAAGGTGGTCATTTACAGTTGACAGGAGGCAAAGACAGTGCATATTCTGCTATTCTTAGTCTTTTGCCGCCCGAATTAAAAGGTTTGGCTGCCGCTGCTTTAACTGCTGCCATTGTGGCCTCACTGGCTGGAAAATGTAATAGTATATCGACTATTTTTACACTTGATATCTATAAAAAACATATCAATATACAATCAAGTGAGCAGCGAATGGTATGGACAGGACGTATTGCTATTGTCATTTCCATGGTTGTCGCAGTATTGTTTACCTGGAATGATTTACTGGGAATCGGAAGGGCAGGTGGTTATACCTTCGTTCAAAAATACACCAGTTATATCAGTCCAGGGGTTTTTGCGACTTTCATTTTAGGGATGTTCTGGAAGCGTACCAATAGTATAGCTGCCTTTACAGGCATTATCTTTGGCTTTCTGATCTCTGTTTTCTTTAATGAATTTGCAGTAAAAGTATTTGGCCCGGAAACAATTTTATATACAGCTTTTCCAAATATGGATGGGATATATGAAATTCCATTCTTTATTTGTCTGAGCTGGTCATTTATCATCACTGTGCTGGTTATGGTTGGTACAAGTATTTTAGGTCCCCGTATCAATCCTAAAGCTTTTGAACTCGATGCACAAATGTTTAAGCTAAAACCATCATCAATAGTATTAATCGTATCTATAATGCTGCTGTTAATTGCAATTTATGCACGTTTCTGGTAACTAATCGTATCTCATTCCCGGGTAGCCCAATAACCTCCTCCATAAAGTAAGCTGGCCGATGCAGCTGGCTTTTTTTTATGATGATTAAAAATTAATATTAACCATTGAGATTAGCTGTTTTTATTGCCTGATCAACCTGATCGCAGGTTGATCAGGCAATAAAAATATCTGGTAATTCTTTTTTTGGAAGCTTATGCTCAGGTGATTCCTGAAATTTATTTTTGCCCCAGTCCCAATCTTCTCTGAAATCTTCATCTGCGTGAAAATAATATCCGCGTTTACGATAAGAATAACCTCTAACAGGGTCAAACTTTTCTTTTTCTTTGTTTTTCATTTTCATAATCTGATCGCATTTATTCTGTATTTCCGGCTATAACAAGCTCTGTTATAAATGGTTTGTCATAAAATAAAATTGGGCTATTCAATGTGGTATACGATCCCGGAACAATTGATATCTTCGCACCTATCCTATAATTATTTGTCCCTGCCTGTTTTTACAATAGCTGTTCTGATATAATTATAAAAAGATTCTCTATAGGTTGAGCCCAATAAAAGAACGGTCTTATTTTTAAGTACAACCATATTTCCATCAATATGAATGATCTTTTTATGATTAACAATAAATGATTTGTGTATTCTGAGAAAGATATCAGGAGGGAGTTGGATAATTATTTTTTTTAAGGGTACTTGAACGATACAAGTTTTTTTGTCTAAATTAAAGATCACATTATTGTTATTGGATTCAATATAAAATATATCATCAAGCTCTACTTTAAATAAGCGGTTTGTTGCCAGTTCTTTCAAATAAATATAGGATGGATTTAAAGATTTAGGTTGTTGCGTAACCATTGAGGGCTGGGGCAAAGCATAGATGATTTTGCCAATACATTGAATGAATTTCAGTTTCGAAACTGGCTTTAGCAGATAATCTATAGCATTATGCTTAAACGCTTCGAAAGCATACGCTGTGAACATACTGATGTAGACAATTTTGGTAATGGAGGCAATCTGAGCAGAAAAACCGGCTCCTTCAGAAACAGGCATATCAATACCTAAAAAGACAAAATCCGGCAACATCGTTTTCACCTCGGCTATACCTTCTTCAGCTTTGGTATGGAACCCAATCAGTTCAAGAAAAACAATGTCGTCAATATGCTTTTTCAGCGTATCAATTGAATTAAGATCTTCATCGATAATATAACAAGTTATCTTCATCTCACTTTCTTTAATTACTTTAACCTATCCAATTCTGCCTGGTTGCTCAGGTCTTTTTTAGGTGCAGTAGGCTTACTACCAAATTTGTAATTAAAGCTTAAACTGAACCTTCGGTTTTCATTTTTATTATAAAAACTGCTGTACAAACCCGCTGTCTCATTTACTCCTTGATTGATATAACTGTAGAAAATATCTGTAACCCCCAATTTAACAGCTCCTTTATTTTTTAATACCGCGTACTTTAAGCCTGCATCAACTCTGTATCTAGAGTCAATCCGACGCGTGAGGACTATGCGTTTTGATTTGAACAATCCCATAATTTCAAAAGACAAGCGGGGATTTAATTCAATAGAATTGAGCAGATTGAGGTTATATGCTCCTTGTTTCAGATCAATATAGGTATCAAGGATGGGCGTTTTGTATCTTTCATAAAAAAAATCTCCGTTTGCGGTGAGATTCCACCACGATGAAACTCTCTTATTGTAACTGATTGATAAGTTGAGTGTATTGTAATCTTTAAAATTATCTATAGTCTGTTTAGTAGCCCCAGTGCTATCGGCCAGTGAGGTAAAATAATTAAAATAATTTTTTGTTTTACTGTAGGAAATTGCCATGCTCAGATCTTTTTTAAATAAGTAGCTGAATTCAATGGAATGGGTAGTCTCTGGTTGAAGTAAGGGATTGCCCTGTGTATAAAAGTATGGAGAAGAATAGTCAATAAAAGGATTTAAATCCTCGTAGCCGGGCCGTCCTATTCTGCGGCTATAAGACAAGCTGATTTGGTCTTCTCCGATATCTCTTAACAGGAAAAGGCTTGGGAAAAGCTGGAAATAGATTCGGTCAAACTTTGCTCCTGTAGTTATAGAGTTACCCTTATAATTAGTTTGTTCTCCTCTTATGCCTATCTGAAGGTGGGTTAATTGACCTAGTTTTGTTATATAGTTAAGATAAGCTGCGTTTATATATTCCTTGTAATCGAAAGTATTGCTTCGATTGAGATCTGTGATAAGATTGCCCTGTACATCTCCATTTTGGAATAGGATATTACTATTGGAGTGGGTATAAGCTGTTTTGATCCCTATTTCAAACTTGGCATTTTTAGAGATAGGATTGGTATAGTCAAGTTTTGCTGTGTAAACCCTGATATCAATATCCGAAGCATTTAGTACCTTTTCCTGTGGTCGGTTTAAGACCTCATCTTTGTTAAAATAACTATTGATAAAGGTATTCGGATTCGACGACTGGTAAGCGGTATAATCTGCATTAAATAAAATTACATGTTCATCAGCTCCGAAAATGTGTTTTGCGTTAATATTCAGACCGTAGGTATTATAGGAAGCCCTTCCATTGTTTAAAGAAGATAGACTGGAATCAGGCTGGCCACTGTTAAAATCTTTAAATAATGTATTTTGCGTGAAATCTGACCGGTTAGTGTTGTTATTTAATGTGCCCAGTATTCCGATGGTATTATGTTCATTAACTGTATAGTCAGCACCCAATCTTAAATTATTGGAAATAGATCGGTTGTGCGCTATTTCATGCTGGTTATACTTAATGTTTTCAGGTCCGGTTATAATCTTATCACTCAGAAATGTTGAAGTTTGCAGGTTATGCTGGAAGCTATAGTTACTGAAAATGTTCAGCTTCTTTGCTTTAAAATTCAGAGTTATACTTTCAGTAAACCTCGGTCGTACACCCACAGTAAATCCAGTAGTTACTGTACCGTTGAAGCCAGGATTACTGCCCTTTTTAGTTTTGATATTTATAATTCCCCCTTTACCCTCTGCATCATATTTAGAAGAAGGATTGGTAATCAGTTCAATTTTATCAATCGAATTTGCCGGCATACTTTGAAGCAGGGTACCGATCTCAGCCGCAGATAATTTTACCGGTTTATCGTCTATCATTACAATTACCCCCTGTTTTCCTTTCATGCTAATTTGCTCGTTATCAATGGAAACTCCAGGTGCAATTTCCAACAGTTCATTGACCGAGCCGCCGCTTGCCAGTATGCTGTTGTCTACATTCATAATTGTACGGTCAATTTTGCGCTCTATAAACTGTTTTTTTGCAACCACACGCACTTCGTTCAACTGTTTGGAGGACAAAGGAAGCAGTACAGGGGGCAGTCTGACACCTGCTGAGGTTAAAGCGAAAATATTGCTTAAAGTAGTTTTATATCCCATTTGAAAGACTTTAATCAAATAATTTCCGGTCGCAATATTTTTAAAAGTATATTTCCCTGTACTGTCACACAAGCTGCTTTTTACCAATGATGTATCTTTAGCTTTCAATAGCTGAACTGAACTGTAGGCCAATGTTTTTTTAGCATGATCATAAACATAACCCGTAACCGTTGCCGGTTGAACCGTATCTTTAACTGTACTGCTCACGTCTTTAACGGGCAATAGCAAGACCTCTTTTTTTGATCTGGTATAGATGATATAATTACTATTCTCTACATGATAAAAAGACAGGTCAGACTGTTTAAAGAGCTGACCAAGTACTTGTTCTATATTTTGACCGGCAATTGGATCTATCTCAAAAGTGGTAGTTTTTCCTGTAAGTAATCCGTCCTGATACATAAAATTGATATGGTACTGATGAGCTATTTTGTCAATTATTTCCTTTACAGGACGTTCATTAACTGAAATCTGCGAGGCATAGGAAGGATTAGAAAGATGAATAAAACAGATAAGTGCAATAAAAAAGGTTAAATACTTCATAAAGATGTAAATGGGATTATTGTACAATTAACTGTTTAGATGAACTTTTAGTGAATGTTATATCCAGTGCAATAGAAAGTCCTTTTAAGAATGCGGATTCACTTCCGGTCACAAAAGTTCCTGTGAGTTTCTTCTCCAGTATTTTTGGGTTGCGAACTACTACCTTATAACCATAGAGGTCTTCAATCTGTTTAAATACTTCTATTACAGGTGTCTGTGAGAATTCAAGTTTGTTGTTTCTCCACACAATTTTCTGGACTGCTTTTGTCTTTTTTCTAATGATGGTATCCTGACCAGATTGATATTCAAATACTTCCCCTGGTTTCATCACAAATTTTTTGGCTTTAACTGCCAGGCTAACTTTACCTGTAACAAGAGAAACATTGATCAGCCCACGTCTGTCGTTCACATTAAAAGTTGTTCCAAGTACTTCGATGGCGAGCTGACCGGCATGAACCACAAAATTATCTCCCGGTAGTATAGTGCCAGACTGATGTAAATGATTTACCACAAAAAAGGCTTCGCCGGATATCCAAACTTCTCTTTTTTTATTGCTGCCCCAGTTCTTCAAATAATGCAGTTTACTGTTGGCATTGAGTACGACCTGGGAATGATCGGGAAGAATGATGGTTCTTTTTTCTCCGAAAGCAGTAATATACGTTACCTGGCGATTTGCCTGATATAAAAAGAATGCTCCTCCAACCAGAAGTAACACAGCAGCTGTACTGATTATTCTCCATAATTTTGTGGTGTGCGATATTTGATGTATGGTAGTTTTTGCAGCTATGTTGTCCCACAACACATCTTCTTCCTGCTGATCAAAAATCGCAGGTTTTAAAGTGATACCGGATATAATTTTAGACGCCTGCTCCATGTTTTTAATTTGTTCAGGATGACTAAAACGTACATTTTCCCAATAAGCTGAAAGCTCCGGATTGGGTAACAACACCCATGATATGAAGGAGAGATCTGTGACGAAATCTTCCAGGTTATAGTGAGTTAAGTCCGGATTTGGTTTGATCATATTACTGCATTTATAATGATTAGCAGTTTTGATCGGTTTTTACCCCACCAAAATTAAATTAAATTTATTGAAATATATAAGTAGTTTGTTTTCAGTTATATAAGGTTAAATGTAATGTAAAAATATAAATCTGAAATCTTTTAACGTTAAGTTTTTTCGCATTACGGCAATGGCCCTTCCCAATAGTTTATATGTTCCTTTCGCAGAAATATTCATTATCTCAGAGATGTCTTTAAAGGAGAGTCCTTCATAGTACCGGAGATAGATCACCTCATATTGTCTGGCGGATAATTTTTTCAATGTGCTCTCCAGTTTTATCTTAATATCAAGATGATATTCTTCTGTGATCATCTGCGCCTCTTTGTTGAGTGTAATTTCAAATAAAGGGAGGTCATGTACTGATACAAATTGACTATCAGCATTCACTAGTTTAAGGAGATTAATCCTGAAAGCTTTAAACAGATAATTTTTAATATGACCAGTACTATTTAAATGCGCTCTTCTTTCCCAGAGGGAGACAAATAAATCCTGGATGC is a window encoding:
- a CDS encoding sodium:solute symporter family transporter: MNSKLSIGGIGVFVIYFIIVALYGYYVYKKKSKVNDSKNFFLAEGSLTWWAIGASIIASNISAEQFIGMSGEGFFAGIAVAVYEWLGAAVLILVAVFFMPVYIKNKIYTMPQFLKNRYNGSVALIMSVFWIFLYVFINLTSILYLGALAINGLIGGDYFHIVMICLAVFAIIITLGGMRVIGYTDVIQVGVLIIGGLATTYMTLTIVGEKFGVGSEAIAGFKVLLREAPEHFHLMLAKPKPGASQVDINKYLILPAVGMYAAGQWISNLNYWGCNQYITQRALGADLQTARTGILFASLLKILMPVIVMLPGIIAYVLYKGGHLQLTGGKDSAYSAILSLLPPELKGLAAAALTAAIVASLAGKCNSISTIFTLDIYKKHINIQSSEQRMVWTGRIAIVISMVVAVLFTWNDLLGIGRAGGYTFVQKYTSYISPGVFATFILGMFWKRTNSIAAFTGIIFGFLISVFFNEFAVKVFGPETILYTAFPNMDGIYEIPFFICLSWSFIITVLVMVGTSILGPRINPKAFELDAQMFKLKPSSIVLIVSIMLLLIAIYARFW
- a CDS encoding LytR/AlgR family response regulator transcription factor; translated protein: MKITCYIIDEDLNSIDTLKKHIDDIVFLELIGFHTKAEEGIAEVKTMLPDFVFLGIDMPVSEGAGFSAQIASITKIVYISMFTAYAFEAFKHNAIDYLLKPVSKLKFIQCIGKIIYALPQPSMVTQQPKSLNPSYIYLKELATNRLFKVELDDIFYIESNNNNVIFNLDKKTCIVQVPLKKIIIQLPPDIFLRIHKSFIVNHKKIIHIDGNMVVLKNKTVLLLGSTYRESFYNYIRTAIVKTGRDK
- a CDS encoding TonB-dependent receptor domain-containing protein, which produces MKYLTFFIALICFIHLSNPSYASQISVNERPVKEIIDKIAHQYHINFMYQDGLLTGKTTTFEIDPIAGQNIEQVLGQLFKQSDLSFYHVENSNYIIYTRSKKEVLLLPVKDVSSTVKDTVQPATVTGYVYDHAKKTLAYSSVQLLKAKDTSLVKSSLCDSTGKYTFKNIATGNYLIKVFQMGYKTTLSNIFALTSAGVRLPPVLLPLSSKQLNEVRVVAKKQFIERKIDRTIMNVDNSILASGGSVNELLEIAPGVSIDNEQISMKGKQGVIVMIDDKPVKLSAAEIGTLLQSMPANSIDKIELITNPSSKYDAEGKGGIINIKTKKGSNPGFNGTVTTGFTVGVRPRFTESITLNFKAKKLNIFSNYSFQHNLQTSTFLSDKIITGPENIKYNQHEIAHNRSISNNLRLGADYTVNEHNTIGILGTLNNNTNRSDFTQNTLFKDFNSGQPDSSLSSLNNGRASYNTYGLNINAKHIFGADEHVILFNADYTAYQSSNPNTFINSYFNKDEVLNRPQEKVLNASDIDIRVYTAKLDYTNPISKNAKFEIGIKTAYTHSNSNILFQNGDVQGNLITDLNRSNTFDYKEYINAAYLNYITKLGQLTHLQIGIRGEQTNYKGNSITTGAKFDRIYFQLFPSLFLLRDIGEDQISLSYSRRIGRPGYEDLNPFIDYSSPYFYTQGNPLLQPETTHSIEFSYLFKKDLSMAISYSKTKNYFNYFTSLADSTGATKQTIDNFKDYNTLNLSISYNKRVSSWWNLTANGDFFYERYKTPILDTYIDLKQGAYNLNLLNSIELNPRLSFEIMGLFKSKRIVLTRRIDSRYRVDAGLKYAVLKNKGAVKLGVTDIFYSYINQGVNETAGLYSSFYNKNENRRFSLSFNYKFGSKPTAPKKDLSNQAELDRLK
- a CDS encoding FecR family protein; amino-acid sequence: MIKPNPDLTHYNLEDFVTDLSFISWVLLPNPELSAYWENVRFSHPEQIKNMEQASKIISGITLKPAIFDQQEEDVLWDNIAAKTTIHQISHTTKLWRIISTAAVLLLVGGAFFLYQANRQVTYITAFGEKRTIILPDHSQVVLNANSKLHYLKNWGSNKKREVWISGEAFFVVNHLHQSGTILPGDNFVVHAGQLAIEVLGTTFNVNDRRGLINVSLVTGKVSLAVKAKKFVMKPGEVFEYQSGQDTIIRKKTKAVQKIVWRNNKLEFSQTPVIEVFKQIEDLYGYKVVVRNPKILEKKLTGTFVTGSESAFLKGLSIALDITFTKSSSKQLIVQ
- a CDS encoding RNA polymerase sigma factor, which gives rise to MKKSVIKSDTITWDTFRKGDRIAFETIVRSHSRLLFSYGTRFTRDRELIKECIQDLFVSLWERRAHLNSTGHIKNYLFKAFRINLLKLVNADSQFVSVHDLPLFEITLNKEAQMITEEYHLDIKIKLESTLKKLSARQYEVIYLRYYEGLSFKDISEIMNISAKGTYKLLGRAIAVMRKNLTLKDFRFIFLHYI